A single genomic interval of Cucumis sativus cultivar 9930 chromosome 7, Cucumber_9930_V3, whole genome shotgun sequence harbors:
- the LOC116405119 gene encoding uncharacterized protein LOC116405119 produces the protein MDKSWMTQNRMSREYDLGVERFIKFGLSHAKGLNSIRCPCLNCDNRLLKDVSTVRYHLYANGIDKSYKVWFWHGEELNSDNVANTMETTVDETDENDDLFNTINMVQSVQEQSFNASNTFDTMFDDAKKPLYPGCKKFTKLSALVRLYNLKVRYGWTNTSFSELLSIISDLLPDNNEIPCSLYEAKKTLGALGLSYQKIDACPNDCCLYRKEYEKLTKCPKCGLSRWKIAKNSKKEKSGVAAKQMWYFPIIPRFIRMFKRSENAKNLRWHAIDRQVDGVLRHPTDTPSWRLIDHMWPTFGSEPRNLRLGLSTDGINPFGDMSTTYSCWPIITTIYNLPPWLCMRRKHLMLTMLISGPKQPGYNINTYLAPLIDDLQTLWTDGVRCFDAYKKEYFTLRAVLLWTINDFPAYPHLTTGWSYFNQ, from the coding sequence ATGGACAAGTCATGGATGACCCAAAATAGGATGTCAAGAGAATATGATTTAGGAGTCGAAAGGTTCATTAAATTTGGGTTGAGTCATGCCAAAGGTCTTAATTCAATTAGATGTCCATGTTTGAATTGCGACAATCGTTTACTTAAGGATGTCTCAACAGTTCGGTATCATCTGTATGCCAATGGAATTGATAAGAGTTACAAGGTATGGTTCTGGCATGGTGAAGAATTGAACTCAGATAACGTTGCCAACACGATGGAAACTACAGTGGATGAAACTGATGAAAACGAcgatttatttaatacaattaatatGGTACAATCTGTTCAAGAACAATCTTTTAATGCATCAAATACCTTCGACACTATGTTTGATGACGCGAAGAAACCCTTATACCCAGGATGTAAGAAATTCACAAAGTTATCAGCCCTCGTGAGATTGTATAACCTGAAGGTTAGGTATGGTTGGACGAATACTAGCTTCTCTGAATTGCTGTCCATAATAAGTGATCTATTACCTGATAACAATGAAATTCCATGTTCTTTGTACGAAGCGAAGAAAACACTTGGTGCCCTAGGACTGAGTTACCAAAAGATTGATGCATGCCCTAATGATTGTTGCTTGTAcagaaaagaatatgaaaagttgACCAAGTGCCCTAAGTGTGGTTTGTCAAGGTGGAAGATCGCTAAGAActcaaagaaggaaaaaagcGGTGTGGCTGCTAAGCAGATGTGGTACTTTCCAATAATTCCAAGATTTATAAGAATGTTCAAGAGATCTGAAAATGCTAAGAACTTGCGTTGGCATGCGATAGATAGACAAGTTGATGGTGTTTTGAGACACCCGACTGACACTCCATCATGGAGGTTGATAGACCACATGTGGCCAACCTTTGGGTCAGAACCGAGAAATCTCCGTTTGGGTTTGTCTACTGATGGAATTAACCCATTTGGAGATATGTCAACGACGTACAGTTGTTGGCCCATCATCACTACAATATACAACCTTCCACCATGGCTGTGTATgagaagaaaacatttgaTGCTGACAATGTTAATATCAGGTCCAAAGCAACCGGGGTACAATATCAATACGTACTTAGCACCTTTAATTGATGATCTACAAACGTTGTGGACGGATGGAGTTCGTTGTTTCGATGCatataagaaagaatattTCACACTGCGGGCTGTCTTATTATGGACCATCAACGATTTTCCAGCATACCCACATCTAACGACTGGGTGGtcttattttaatcaataa